taaataaataaatgtcacgggacaattcacaccaattgacctagtcccaaagtaagcttagcaaagcttgtgttatgggtactaagcaacggataaatataattatatagatagatacatacttaaatacatattaaacacccaagacccgagaacaaacattcgtatttttcatacaaatatctgccccgacacgggaatcgaacccgggacctcaagcttcgtagtcaggttctctaaccactaggccatctggtcgtctaaatataaTGGTAATATGTGGTATGTAAATATATTGTACGCTTTAATCGGCCGTGTCTGTAAAAATCCAATGTCAATAGAGCCCTGcttttaagcaaaatgtacctacgcaaAGTTGGAGGACATTTTAGTAGATTCCAAAAAATTAGGGAATTTCAAAGGAAAAATCAGATTTATCAATATATTGGTATTTTTTAGGAATAATAaacattgtcaccaaatttcaaCTTCAGATCAGAACTCGTTATTTTTGTAGTAGCAAAATTTTGGTTCGAATTTTTTCCTGAatgctttttttcccaatatgcttttttactgaatcttattttcataatcacgttttttcccaattttaatcgacgcAGAAAAATAGGTAGGTTTAAACTGGGTAGATCATTTCctaaatcgttatttcctagtagcaaaatttccattctcgctttttcccaaatgcttttttactgaagcttctTTTCGCAATCGTGTTTTTCCCCCAATTTAATTTTTGGCCCTTCgcgccgatgcaaacttaacataatcTAAACCTATCAATGTTTCTATCGATTaaatttgggaaaaaacgcgattgtgaaaataagattcagtaaaaaagcatattgtgAAAAAAGCATTCGGGAAAAAAATCGAACGAAAACTTTGCTAGGTACTaggaaataattattttggGAGAATGATTTAACAAATCGTAAAAGCTAACTTACCCTAAAAGCAGCAAACTTTTCTTGGGAAACTTAAACGACTGCAGCAGACAACTGGTCGACGTCTGTTCGGCAGCTACTACGGAGTAGCCTTCCCTCTTCTTCCGCACCAAATATTCTTTGAGAGGCGCCCCAGGGCGGACTTCTTCGATATCCACCCAACGTTCCGCTGACACACTGGTGAAGAAAATTTtaagatatcgaaaatacaaacagacatggatgcacagaaaaccagaaaaagagaccagcgctgggaatcgaacccaggttctcagcaataacccctacaccaccgctggaaaAGAATCTGGACACGATTTTTTTCtttgcatacatatctcaggttgcttatttctactacactacttatgcagcagcattagcgacatctatgttccgctctcatcgagagacgtcacattctttcggaacccgtaaaagtaacaaatttggagttgaaataaaaaatacaaaaagactccaaaaaaccaatcataaaattttaagaatttgGATTTTGATCAAGTACTTTTTGCTTTGAGTACTAAGACTTTTTGAGATACACAAACCTCCCGCCTTCGGCAAATCACAAGTAAACGAACTTACTCGTTACGTAGGCACAGAACTGCCCAGAGGCGGCACTAGGTGACAGGCGTGCGATCTCGCGGTGTAAGGGACCTCGTGCATCTAAATCTAGTTTCTCGTTTTTTTACTCGTTTAAAAATCCGTCATCTAATGTATAGTGTGCCATCATAGGGCCTCGTAAAACGTATCTTGCCCACGCCAAAATTTAACTCCTGCGCCGCCACTAGTGCTGCCCTTTTTTATGCAGCTCTTCTCTTTTATATGGATGCACCAAAGGAATTCGTCCCtcctacctacttaatatttttgttattgccTTACCTTAATCCTTGAAATTGTTTGTCATGTAAATGCCTTAAGCTGTCGACAACATAAGTCTTCACCCCAAAGACTTCGCTGGTACGAGCCATGCCTCCTAAATTTGGTAACTTGTCAATTAGGGATGCAACTACTATCAAATCACTAGGGCTTTCTCTctgaagaataaaaataacctcATTAGCATTTCAGTGTTCCTAGGTATAACAgacagtttttgtttatttggatAAAATATTGAATGTACCTTTTTAGTTATTTCATAAACATCAATATCGCTCATGTTCTTCCAAGGGACATATTTCTTCTGGATCGTTCCAATATCCGCTTCCGGGATAGCCTCGTCAATTTCAGCACTTTTAGTTACATTCAGCTTAAAAATCTCTTCAtccaaaattttacttgcagCCCACTCTTTTATAAAATCatcaatgtaatattttttttcggatAAAATAATTTCGACGTCATTCAATACATTCCGAAGGTAATCTACGTCGACGTTTTCATTGTTACTCATTTCGCAGTATCTCGGTAAgaaatagtaaataaaacatGGTGTTAAATGAGTAACTATATCAAAATCATTCGCGAAATAATCTTTTTGTAGTTTAACGAAGTTCTTATCTGTGCGGTTTTCGTAGAAagtattttctattatttttatgacgTACTCGTACTCTTTTGGTTTATAATAGGACAGTTTGGAAAGATGTGCAGCAAGGAACTGAGCTTGCAGTCTCACGACAAATGTTTGGCCCATGGTATGGGACAGTAGCTCAGCCATAACGAATTTAAACTCTTGTTCTTTGCATGTTACGTTGATGATTTTGTGTTTCACGATCCagtataaaataatgaattgaGATGCCAGAGgtatttttttggattttagAATAGTTAGAAAATCTTCATCAACATCTTGTTTCTGAAATATCAAACATTAACACCATTGTTTATAAAATCTCAAGGAATCTTGCGTGTTGTAATCAATTATAACCGACTTACCTTCATGTAAAAATGTAGAGCAATGTACCATTCCAAGCAGATTCTGACACTGGGCTGATGAGGCATCTTTCCCAACAAATCCATACACCAATTCGCTGTTTTCTCTAATTCAACATTGTGCTGGATTCTCTGCTTCAACAGTAAAATCAGTAACAGATGTTGCACAGCATTCATCAGAGTCCGATGCGGTTGTGAATTGCCGTGATACATGCATTTGTTCACCAACATCTTGTTTATTCGCTCCATTATCAAAACGGACACCATATCGAGAATTTTCGGGTCTGTGATTTTGCATAATATTGAAAAAGATATAAACAGTATTTGGTAGTTGAAATGAATTCCGGTTCTGaaattacaaatgaaaaatgTGAAAGAGTTATAAATTAAGTTTCAAATATTGTTGTAGAAAAAAGTGTTGTAGGTAAGATACTTACTGGTCCTGATTGACGCCATAATTAGGATTGTGAAGTACATCCACAGCGACGTTTTCAGAAATCcttaataaaaaggtaaaatcaATACTTGTAATAGTTGTAATatcagaatttaataaaaacaatgtatTTAAAAGTTTGCTAAGCAGTATTTTCAATAAGCAAATATCACATTACTATCAAATGATTTTTAAGTTATGGATATAAATCATAACTAACTAACTATACCTTTGATCTTTCCTTGTAACTGGCGAAAAGAGCATGATTTCACAAAGAACAAAGACTATCTGGCCACAATCAGCATTAATATCTTTAGAGCTTAACTGCTTCACTAAGAAATATAGTGGAGTGTTTTTCATTGGTCCATATTCCACTATTTTGTTACAATACAGCAAAATGACGTTGTTGTATGTTGAACTCTTTAATAAAACATCTTGCGTTATTAAATCTACGAATTCTTTCATGCACGGCGAATAttgattgtttgattttaattcTTCAATCTCTCTCCATGATTTATCAATAAATCGGGcaacattaaaatttattgtcTTTTCTGACAGTAGAGGTAGCAGTTTATTTACAATCTTCAGTGTCCACTTAAGACAACCATAACCCCCACACTCAATTACATTTTCAACATAATTATCTATGTCTGTTAAGTTCTTTCTTGCATCTTCACTATCttcaattaaataatgtatCATCTCACatgatttttcataaataacattttttaaccTACCATTGCTTTCTTTACTTTTGTTATCGCCAAATTCGAATTTGATAACTATATTCAAGATTCCTTTTAGGTCAATCATTTCATGTTTGTATTGGCTAACCAGTAACCTGTTACTAGCTAAGTTTGCAACAACAAATGTGCAAAATACTTTACTGTTTAGGTCCGAGGTCTTATCTTTGAAGACTATGAGCGACGTTTTGTATAATTGTAATAAGATATCTTTAACATCACTTGTGGAATTTTGAAACAACTCACTCATCTCATTGAAAAATAGTTTGGTTTCATCTATTGTTATTATGACTTCATTTGCTATCATTGTCAAAACATAATGAAACAT
This sequence is a window from Choristoneura fumiferana chromosome 10, NRCan_CFum_1, whole genome shotgun sequence. Protein-coding genes within it:
- the LOC141432236 gene encoding uncharacterized protein codes for the protein MNSGDDVLSFMDLLDLDEELVDERLKTIMVRENYSHKHLKWAIQLLKYKQLINNKEEIDCENNDESDFVAKLIKDLREETADNVCQITNIVLNLNPSSIISKSEHLLQQILLNIDVNSTQLSISPDENTEGSSSSNILLNLRLCDTILDAVIKNNEKLYMPFLETPLEQILLSGSEKLRMHFLTNTVPRFFEAITGYAILDRIWNLLIQLKNDSRQTSLKVLSCLSNFFLPIADNKGNLKFESEIVHHYEFWNIVLFGLMGNDPIYRKISVYLVKRSVDSISAMKKNIAVQSGETQLFSWQKKNEKKLKELWDNYFVLIDSLEEKQSNIVLPSLQLFVKLKNIGDHWLNCVFNMGLKHDNAQVRLKCIEYRLDVRINNISEALILLEALNDLNLYDHPRECGKLNTKLHEKLRDVNTFNYVFQAMPLTKWSPVPFFYLSCILAGIDVGDLTEKIDPDKITEVVNELLKIPCNNLAARKAIHVNISQFVGRSCNGFKWRDYASIYSSFKFESMSDEAKRNNPLLLSIKNKLLLDNDKSAFFKLVSDSHVNIDFGLLYLGNNNDDFQFFVDIINEKIFKINDIVNRQYSNKIECFNDAIYIAHLYSKTVNRESTVQEAINVMIAKEIKTMFHYVLTMIANEVIITIDETKLFFNEMSELFQNSTSDVKDILLQLYKTSLIVFKDKTSDLNSKVFCTFVVANLASNRLLVSQYKHEMIDLKGILNIVIKFEFGDNKSKESNGRLKNVIYEKSCEMIHYLIEDSEDARKNLTDIDNYVENVIECGGYGCLKWTLKIVNKLLPLLSEKTINFNVARFIDKSWREIEELKSNNQYSPCMKEFVDLITQDVLLKSSTYNNVILLYCNKIVEYGPMKNTPLYFLVKQLSSKDINADCGQIVFVLCEIMLFSPVTRKDQRISENVAVDVLHNPNYGVNQDQTGIHFNYQILFISFSILCKITDPKILDMVSVLIMERINKMLVNKCMYHGNSQPHRTLMNAVQHLLLILLLKQRIQHNVELEKTANWCMDLLGKMPHQPSVRICLEWYIALHFYMKKQDVDEDFLTILKSKKIPLASQFIILYWIVKHKIINVTCKEQEFKFVMAELLSHTMGQTFVVRLQAQFLAAHLSKLSYYKPKEYEYVIKIIENTFYENRTDKNFVKLQKDYFANDFDIVTHLTPCFIYYFLPRYCEMSNNENVDVDYLRNVLNDVEIILSEKKYYIDDFIKEWAASKILDEEIFKLNVTKSAEIDEAIPEADIGTIQKKYVPWKNMSDIDVYEITKKRESPSDLIVVASLIDKLPNLGGMARTSEVFGVKTYVVDSLRHLHDKQFQGLSVSAERWVDIEEVRPGAPLKEYLVRKKREGYSVVAAEQTSTSCLLQSFKFPKKSLLLLGHEKEGIPCDLLPMMDYCVEIPQQGFVRSLNVHVTAAIFVWEYARQNFLC